A stretch of Chitinophaga caeni DNA encodes these proteins:
- a CDS encoding 3-keto-disaccharide hydrolase, which yields MRKLFIPALSAATLLAVSCANTSNKSDADSTATKDSVTVTGDVVDPSANTLTDAEATGGWQLLFNGKNLDGWHIYKGKASNTWSAENGLLHCAGSSTDKSDMRGDLVTDKEFDNFEFTADWKLSPQGNSGILYLVSEDFDASYLSGPEYQLIDDNNFPEKLEDWQKTGANYAMNPPLKMAAKPIGEWNTTKIIVNKGHVEHWLNGEKVADYELWTDEWKKHKAEGKWKDAEHYGSVKKGHIVFQDHGSEIWFKNVKVKQL from the coding sequence ATGAGAAAATTATTCATCCCAGCATTGAGTGCCGCAACTTTGTTAGCGGTTTCCTGTGCAAATACTTCCAATAAAAGTGATGCTGATAGCACGGCAACGAAAGATAGCGTAACCGTTACAGGTGATGTGGTGGATCCTTCTGCCAATACATTAACAGATGCCGAAGCAACTGGTGGATGGCAATTATTATTTAATGGTAAAAACCTTGATGGTTGGCACATATATAAAGGGAAAGCATCCAACACTTGGAGCGCTGAAAACGGGTTGCTGCATTGCGCAGGTAGCTCGACAGATAAAAGTGATATGCGTGGTGACCTGGTTACCGATAAAGAATTTGATAACTTCGAATTTACTGCCGATTGGAAATTGTCGCCCCAAGGAAACAGCGGTATCTTGTACCTGGTTTCCGAGGATTTCGATGCTTCTTATCTCAGCGGGCCGGAATACCAATTAATCGATGACAATAACTTCCCGGAAAAACTGGAAGATTGGCAAAAAACCGGCGCCAACTACGCGATGAACCCACCTTTAAAGATGGCCGCAAAGCCAATTGGGGAATGGAACACCACGAAAATCATCGTAAACAAAGGCCATGTAGAACACTGGCTGAACGGTGAAAAAGTAGCCGATTACGAACTTTGGACAGACGAGTGGAAAAAGCACAAAGCCGAAGGAAAGTGGAAAGATGCCGAACATTACGGCTCCGTAAAAAAAGGACACATCGTATTCCAAGATCACGGCAGCGAGATCTGGTTTAAAAATGTAAAGGTCAAACAACTTTAG
- a CDS encoding superoxide dismutase has product MAFTLPALPYASDALEPHFDKMTMEIHHGKHHQAYVDNLNKAVAGTENENKSLEELVANAGKYGAAVRNNGGGHWNHSFFWVSLSPDGGGQPSGKLADAINSAFGSFDAFKEKFNAAGMGRFGSGWAWLIVKDGKVEITSTPNQDNPLMDVAETKGTPLLGVDVWEHAYYLKYQNRRAEYLNAFWNLVKWDEVAKRFDAA; this is encoded by the coding sequence ATGGCTTTTACACTTCCTGCATTACCATATGCAAGCGATGCATTAGAACCGCATTTTGATAAAATGACGATGGAAATTCACCACGGCAAACACCATCAAGCTTATGTTGATAATTTAAACAAAGCTGTTGCCGGTACTGAAAATGAAAACAAATCTTTAGAGGAATTGGTTGCAAATGCTGGTAAATACGGTGCTGCAGTTAGAAATAACGGTGGTGGTCACTGGAACCATAGCTTCTTCTGGGTAAGCTTATCTCCAGATGGCGGCGGTCAGCCTTCCGGTAAATTAGCTGATGCTATCAACAGCGCTTTCGGTTCCTTCGATGCTTTTAAAGAAAAATTCAACGCAGCCGGTATGGGCCGTTTCGGTTCCGGTTGGGCTTGGTTGATCGTTAAAGACGGTAAAGTAGAGATCACTTCTACTCCAAACCAAGACAACCCTTTAATGGATGTTGCCGAAACTAAAGGTACCCCTTTATTGGGTGTAGATGTTTGGGAACACGCCTATTATCTTAAATATCAAAACCGCAGGGCCGAATACCTGAACGCATTCTGGAACCTAGTTAAGTGGGATGAGGTTGCTAAGAGGTTTGATGCTGCCTAA
- a CDS encoding Gfo/Idh/MocA family protein has protein sequence MPVNSNENNNRRGFISKVAKGVIGASLLPNIITAADRKRNIESLAREKSHYSANDQIQIALIGAGGMGTADANTAITVPGVKLIGACDLYDGRLADAKKKWGNDIFTTRDFREVLDRKDVDAVIIATPDHWHKDISVAAMNKGKSVYCEKPMVHDITEGPAVVAAQNNNKVVFQVGSQGMSSLGNEKAKQLLKDGAIGELNYAEGFWARMSPFGAWQYPIPADASPKTVDWDRFLANTTKRDFDPVRFFRWRNYRDYGTGVSGDLFVHLFSSLHFVTGSMGPNKVMATGGLRYWKDGREVPDIMLGMFDYPETQVHPAFNLSLRVNFVDGTGGTNYLRMVGSEGSMTVEWDRVTLYRNKAYSAEDDPLLQTKKAQENGRQYVYDRKSMLPPDKLIYEAEEGYKGAHFDHFYNLFNAMRTNGKVSEDALFGYRAAAPALLCNDSYFSNKIVYWDPKNLKLINK, from the coding sequence ATGCCAGTAAATTCCAATGAAAACAACAACCGCCGTGGGTTTATCTCCAAGGTAGCCAAGGGGGTTATTGGAGCATCGCTGTTGCCAAACATTATCACGGCCGCGGATCGCAAAAGAAATATTGAATCTTTGGCAAGGGAAAAATCCCATTATAGCGCTAATGATCAAATTCAGATCGCGTTAATCGGGGCCGGCGGTATGGGAACTGCCGATGCTAATACTGCCATCACCGTACCGGGTGTTAAGCTCATCGGTGCTTGTGATCTTTATGATGGACGCTTAGCGGATGCCAAGAAGAAATGGGGCAACGATATCTTTACGACCCGCGATTTCCGCGAAGTATTGGACCGCAAAGATGTGGATGCGGTTATCATTGCAACTCCGGATCATTGGCATAAAGATATTTCCGTTGCAGCAATGAATAAAGGTAAGTCCGTGTACTGCGAAAAACCCATGGTACATGATATTACCGAAGGACCAGCCGTAGTAGCTGCACAAAATAATAATAAAGTTGTATTCCAAGTTGGTAGCCAGGGGATGAGTTCTCTGGGTAACGAAAAAGCCAAACAATTGCTGAAAGATGGTGCGATCGGTGAATTGAACTACGCGGAAGGTTTCTGGGCGAGGATGTCTCCATTCGGCGCTTGGCAATACCCGATCCCCGCTGATGCTTCCCCGAAAACTGTTGATTGGGATCGATTCTTAGCGAATACCACCAAGAGGGACTTTGATCCGGTTCGTTTCTTCCGCTGGAGAAATTACCGTGATTACGGTACGGGCGTGTCCGGTGACTTATTCGTTCACCTGTTCTCCAGTTTACACTTCGTTACAGGTTCTATGGGGCCTAATAAAGTGATGGCAACCGGAGGTTTACGCTATTGGAAAGATGGCCGCGAGGTACCCGATATTATGCTCGGTATGTTTGACTACCCTGAAACACAGGTACACCCTGCCTTTAACTTGTCATTAAGGGTGAACTTCGTTGATGGCACCGGTGGTACTAACTACTTGCGCATGGTGGGTAGCGAAGGTTCTATGACAGTAGAATGGGATCGCGTAACATTATACCGCAACAAGGCATATTCAGCAGAAGATGATCCGTTATTACAAACCAAGAAAGCTCAAGAAAATGGTAGGCAATATGTTTACGATCGTAAGAGCATGTTACCGCCGGATAAGCTGATATACGAAGCAGAAGAAGGTTATAAAGGCGCTCACTTCGATCACTTCTATAACCTGTTCAACGCGATGCGTACTAATGGTAAAGTCAGTGAAGATGCACTGTTTGGTTACCGCGCGGCTGCACCTGCTTTGCTTTGCAACGATAGCTATTTCAGTAACAAGATCGTTTACTGGGATCCTAAAAACTTAAAACTCATCAATAAATAA
- a CDS encoding LuxR C-terminal-related transcriptional regulator, whose protein sequence is MGTAHSDSLDALISENTHLKSQLERLRKIMDEMPAMVYTSNNERKSINWCNKTMEDTMGYTLDEITEKGMEFFKEIMHPEDFDIALVARNQFKDNQPLFGGVLRVKGRNDEDWKWVVGLGIPYKHDEFGNLQDVLCVFLDFSYAINTSNQISEALREVLRKSNESILNKLTPREKDIFMLAAQGKNNKEIAGFLSLSRYTVETHRKNIRLKLKVRNTSELVALAKQIGVQ, encoded by the coding sequence ATGGGCACAGCACATAGCGACTCTCTAGATGCTTTGATATCGGAGAATACGCATTTAAAAAGCCAATTGGAACGGTTGAGGAAGATCATGGATGAGATGCCGGCAATGGTTTATACATCTAATAATGAGCGGAAATCGATCAATTGGTGCAACAAGACGATGGAAGATACCATGGGGTATACCTTGGATGAGATCACGGAGAAGGGCATGGAATTTTTTAAAGAAATTATGCACCCGGAAGATTTTGATATTGCATTGGTAGCACGCAACCAGTTTAAAGATAATCAACCTTTATTCGGCGGTGTTTTAAGAGTAAAGGGCCGCAATGATGAAGATTGGAAATGGGTGGTTGGATTAGGAATACCATATAAGCATGACGAATTTGGAAACCTCCAGGACGTACTCTGCGTATTCCTGGATTTCTCATATGCCATTAATACTAGTAACCAGATCAGCGAGGCGTTGAGGGAAGTACTCCGGAAAAGCAATGAAAGCATTTTAAACAAGCTAACTCCCCGCGAGAAAGATATTTTCATGCTTGCCGCACAAGGGAAAAACAATAAGGAAATTGCTGGATTTTTGAGCCTCAGCAGGTATACCGTTGAAACCCACAGGAAGAACATAAGGCTCAAACTTAAAGTACGCAATACTTCGGAACTCGTTGCCCTAGCCAAACAAATAGGGGTGCAATAA
- the ligA gene encoding NAD-dependent DNA ligase LigA, whose amino-acid sequence MTYNKDTELALSQAAKQLLSLLAQGKLLENVHKTVDTLKDVLRYNDWRYYVQNDPVVSDYEYDQLFTWLKKLETENPELVTPDSPTQRVAQGLTKEFPTVQHLVPMLSLDNSYNADDLFDWDRKAREITKLDEIEYCIEPKFDGASISLIYENDLLVRGATRGDGVEGEDITTNIKQIRSIPLSAKFSDYGIQTIELRGEVLINKETFEKFNEHRAAENLPPLANPRNAASGSLRMVDPKEVAKRGLEAFLYHMSYHNMFPGKAESPEISTHSNTLDLLTSLGFRSPAKEKKVVKGIQAVVDYCLAFEEGRDALPYEIDGMVIKVNDYALQDLLGMTTHHPRWAIAYKFKARQATSILKEVEFQVGRTGAITPVAKIDPVPIGGVTVGSISLFNEDVIREKDLMIGDTVLVERAGDVIPYIVKSLADLRKGSEKPIIFPKECPVCHDPLMKPEGESVWRCININCEAQVVERMIHFVSKDAMDIKSFGESNVRKFYTLGLLKDIPGIYTLDFEQISQLEGFGKKSITNLESAIEASKKQPLHRLIFGLGIRYVGETTAKTLANAVNELMALANFTEEQLLALEDIGPKVAGAVKAFFDNEDNLSMLAKLAELGINMKGVKGSFDHTEGALAGQTFLFTGTLSKLKRSDAEEMVEAQGGKILSGVSSKLNYLVVGEDAGSKLEKAKKINSVKILTEDEFLDLMPS is encoded by the coding sequence ATGACTTACAATAAAGATACTGAACTTGCGCTGTCGCAAGCGGCAAAACAATTGTTATCCTTGCTCGCCCAAGGTAAACTTTTAGAAAACGTCCACAAAACCGTTGATACATTAAAGGATGTATTGCGGTACAACGATTGGCGTTATTATGTTCAAAATGACCCCGTTGTTTCCGATTACGAATATGACCAATTGTTTACCTGGTTAAAAAAATTAGAAACCGAAAATCCCGAGCTCGTTACACCCGACTCCCCCACGCAAAGGGTAGCACAAGGTTTAACGAAGGAATTCCCTACAGTTCAGCACCTCGTACCGATGTTGAGCCTGGATAACTCTTACAATGCGGATGATTTATTCGATTGGGACAGGAAAGCCAGGGAAATCACGAAGCTCGACGAGATAGAATATTGCATCGAGCCGAAGTTTGATGGCGCCAGTATTTCATTGATCTATGAAAATGATCTCCTGGTAAGGGGAGCAACAAGGGGTGATGGTGTAGAGGGTGAAGATATTACGACGAATATCAAGCAAATCCGGTCTATTCCTTTATCAGCCAAATTTTCAGACTACGGTATCCAAACTATAGAGTTGCGTGGCGAGGTATTAATCAACAAGGAAACATTCGAGAAATTCAACGAGCACAGGGCGGCTGAAAATCTTCCCCCATTGGCGAACCCTAGGAATGCTGCTTCCGGTTCATTGAGGATGGTGGATCCCAAGGAAGTTGCCAAAAGGGGATTGGAAGCATTTTTATACCATATGAGTTACCATAACATGTTTCCCGGCAAAGCGGAAAGCCCGGAAATCAGCACCCACAGTAATACTTTGGACCTGCTTACTTCTTTAGGATTCCGCAGTCCTGCCAAAGAAAAGAAAGTAGTGAAAGGTATACAAGCAGTAGTAGATTATTGCCTGGCCTTCGAGGAAGGCCGCGATGCTTTGCCTTACGAGATTGACGGGATGGTTATTAAAGTGAATGATTATGCTTTGCAGGATTTGTTGGGCATGACTACGCATCACCCGCGCTGGGCCATCGCCTATAAATTCAAAGCCCGCCAAGCCACCAGTATATTAAAAGAAGTGGAATTCCAAGTTGGTCGAACAGGCGCTATTACACCCGTGGCAAAGATTGATCCAGTTCCCATAGGTGGCGTTACCGTAGGCTCTATTTCACTGTTTAACGAAGATGTGATCCGCGAAAAGGATTTGATGATTGGGGATACCGTGTTGGTAGAAAGGGCCGGAGATGTAATTCCATATATCGTGAAATCGTTGGCCGATCTGAGGAAAGGCAGCGAAAAACCTATCATCTTTCCAAAGGAATGCCCAGTATGCCATGACCCCTTGATGAAACCGGAAGGGGAGAGTGTTTGGCGATGCATCAATATTAATTGCGAAGCCCAAGTGGTGGAAAGGATGATACATTTCGTCAGCAAGGACGCGATGGATATCAAAAGTTTTGGAGAAAGCAATGTGCGGAAATTTTATACACTCGGTTTGCTAAAAGATATTCCCGGTATTTACACCTTGGACTTTGAGCAAATATCGCAACTGGAAGGCTTCGGGAAAAAGTCTATAACCAACCTGGAAAGCGCCATCGAAGCATCGAAAAAACAACCATTACACCGGCTAATCTTCGGTTTGGGCATCAGGTACGTCGGGGAAACAACCGCTAAAACACTGGCCAATGCTGTAAATGAATTGATGGCCTTAGCCAATTTCACCGAAGAACAATTACTCGCATTGGAAGATATCGGCCCGAAGGTAGCAGGTGCCGTAAAAGCGTTCTTCGATAATGAAGATAACCTATCCATGCTGGCGAAATTAGCCGAATTGGGCATCAATATGAAAGGGGTTAAAGGAAGTTTTGACCATACCGAGGGCGCCTTAGCAGGACAAACATTTCTATTTACCGGCACCTTATCTAAGCTGAAAAGAAGCGATGCCGAAGAGATGGTCGAAGCACAAGGCGGCAAAATATTAAGTGGCGTAAGTAGCAAGTTAAACTACCTGGTTGTTGGCGAAGATGCCGGCAGCAAGCTAGAAAAAGCCAAGAAGATCAACAGCGTTAAAATATTAACTGAAGACGAATTTTTAGACTTAATGCCTTCCTGA
- a CDS encoding nucleoside deaminase — protein sequence MTDEYFMQQALREAKLALEEGEVPIGAVVVVQNQIIGRGHNQVERLNDCTAHAEMIALTAAFNNLGSKYLVDATLYVSLEPCVMCAGALYWSKIGRIVYAAADDKNGYRSVTGQQSPFHPKTKVELGPYGEESLNLMRSFFVQRRK from the coding sequence ATGACAGATGAATATTTCATGCAACAAGCGCTCCGGGAAGCTAAACTGGCATTAGAAGAAGGGGAAGTGCCGATTGGCGCCGTTGTAGTAGTACAAAACCAAATTATCGGCCGGGGGCATAACCAGGTAGAACGGCTAAACGATTGTACCGCCCATGCGGAAATGATCGCGTTGACAGCGGCATTCAACAACCTGGGGAGTAAATACCTGGTGGATGCCACGCTTTACGTAAGCCTGGAGCCCTGCGTAATGTGTGCCGGCGCTTTGTATTGGAGTAAAATTGGGCGGATCGTTTACGCCGCGGCAGATGATAAAAACGGTTATAGAAGCGTTACGGGTCAACAATCACCGTTTCACCCTAAGACGAAAGTTGAACTGGGCCCTTACGGTGAAGAGAGTTTAAACTTAATGCGGTCTTTCTTTGTACAAAGAAGAAAATGA